The Candidatus Methylacidiphilales bacterium genome segment TGCCTCATGAGGTTGTTTTGGAATTCGTGCGTGAAGACTTCATGGGAGAAAAAGCAAAAAGAGAACTCAAAAAATTTCAGGAAGAACGGCGGAAAGAGCGCGAAAAATCTGCCAACGAAGCTTCCCAATTCAGCACCGCAAGCTCCGCTCCTCTCAAGCTACAACTCTATCGCCAGCAAGGAGGCATTTGTCTCTACACCGGCGAGCCTTTGAGCGAACATCATCTCGATCAATATGAAATTGAACACATCGTGCCGCGTGAATTAGGCGGCCCCGATGCCATGCTGAATTACGTGCTGACAAAGCGAGAAACCAACAAAGAGAAAGACAGACGCATCCCCTTTGACTGGTTCAAGCAAACCAAAACCCAAAACGAATGGGAAGCCTACAAACAGCGTGTCGAATCAGCAGCCATTAATAACAAGAAAAAACAGCTCCTCCTCCGCGCTGATGCATCGGAGCTTGTGGAACGTTACACCGCGCTGGCCGAGACGGCTTGGATCTCCAAGCTCGCGCAGAAAATCGTCTCGCTTCGCTTTGGATGGCGCAATGGAATAGATGCAAGCGGCAACAAGCGTATCATCATCATCTCAGGCGGACTTACCGGGCGTATCCGTCGCAAATACCGCTTGAACCATGTCCTCAATCCCACCGCTCAGACTGAGGAAGAGGCTGAAAAAAAGAATCGTGATGACGACCGCCATCATGCGCTTGACGCCATGATCATCAGCTTCCTGCCTGGATGGATGCGGGACAAATCCAAGCAGCATTTCTTCCGCTTCCCTGAGGAAGTCCAAAAAAATCCGCCCGGTTTCTTTTCTAACTGCATCAAAAACGTCGTCCCAGAAAATCTGGCCTATCCCAAGCCGCGCTTAGCTCAGACAATTTACGGACTGCGCAGAGATAAGGAATCCAAGGTCATCGTCCAACGCGTCAGCCTTCTGAAATTGGCCTACAAAACTCTGAATATGCGAGAAACCTACGATCTCGAATATCTTCAAAAACAAATCACGTCCGTTCGCGATGACAATATCCGCAAGACCTTAGCGGCTTTTGCTCAAAGCAAACCCAGCGAGCAAGATTGGAAAAACTTTTGCGCCTCCTTCCGTCAACCTTCAAAAAATGGGCGGCAGGGACCTCTCATCAAAAAACTTTGGGTCAATGTAGGTGATCCGGAATCCTACCGCGACCTTTCTAAAGACGGATCAGGAGCCTACTTCCAAGCCGAAAAATCTCATAAAGGACAGATCATCTACATCGAGCTAAAAAAGGACAAATCCGGCAAGATCACCGAGACTCCTCGTGTTGCCCCCGTTTATGTCTTTGACTCAGTGGCAAAAGTCAAAAAACGTTTGCTAGAGGAATTCGGCGACACAATCCGCATTTACGGTTTCTTCCAATCCGGCTGCACCATCGAAATCACCCAAGACCTCGTTCACAGCTCCACCGTGACATTACCCGCAGGCAAATACCGGCTGAATACAATCAAAGAAAAAAATGAGGTTGTTGTAACTTCTCCTTCAGGTAATAAGAGCCCAGCGATCGGCCTGAAAAAATTCATCGCAGCCGGTCTGCGCCGGGTAGATTAAATCTTGGAGGCCTATGAGCCACCACGTCCTGCACATCTTCAGTCACGGCAGCGCGCTGGCGAAAGAGCGCGGCTTTTTCGTCTGCAAATCGCCCGAGGCTGAAGAGCGACGGATGCCGCTCGAAGACATCCGCGCTGTCGTCATCGCCGCGCGTGGAGTGCAGATTTCATCGAGCGCCATCTCTGCCCTGCTGGATCAAGATGCGATCCTGCTGCATTGCAATGAGCGTTACCAGCCTTGCGGCTGGACAGCGCCGATCAACCGCATCACCGACCTGCGCGCCTTTCAGAATCAAGTCCGCCTCCCCGCCCGTCTCAATTCTCGACTCTGGCAGGAGATGCTCCGCTACAAGACGATCAACCAAAGCCACGTCCTCCGCGCCGAGGGTCTTGCCTCCGCTCACCTGGAGCGCGCCGCCAAGCAGCCACAAATCAATGAAGCGGATTGCGCCCGCCGCTACTGGCAACTCTTCTTTCCCGCCATCGGCTATGTCGCCTCGCGCCGCGACCGCAAGGAAAACTCGCCCCCCAATCAAATGCTCAACTACGGCTACAGCGTCCTGGCTGCGCTCTGCCACCGCGCCCTCATCATTCACGGCCTTCTCCCGCAGCTCGGTCTTCACCACAAGCCACGCTATCGCAGCGAGCCGCTCGTCTATGATCTGATGGAGCCGTTCCGCCCCATGGTGGACTGGATGTTGGCGGAGTTTTTGAAGACAAGCGAAGAGCTGTCCCTTTGCGCTTGGGCTAAAAAAGTAGGCACTGGTCTTAGAGAGCTGCGGTTATCCAAAGGCAATTACACTCTAAAACTTCTTGATGCGATCGATGTCGCAGCATCTTCATTGGCACGCGCTTATGCGTTTCAAAGCGCTGCTGCATTATGGATTCCCGAGCTTATGATCCCGAGCAGCTCTGCAAATGGCGATCGAGAAATCCCCCAAGCCCCTTCTCCCTCCTCGAGCGAAGAATGAATACCAGCCCTTTTACTATGGGATGGCTTATGGCGATGTTTGATCTACCGGTGACAACCGAGGATGAGCGCCGCGCGGCAACCCGCTTCCGAAACGATCTCCTCGAGGACGGTTTTTTGATGATCCAATACAGCGTCTATGCGCGACCTTGCGTCCACTTTGAGCAAATGCAGAAGCACGCTGAGCGAATTCGAAAAATTGCCCCTCGGGCTGGCAACGTGCGCATTCTCTTCGTTACGGATCAGCAGTGGGTGAAAAGCATTAACATCGTCGGTGAACGCCCGTTTGAGGATGAGACGAGTGCTTCATCTAATCCTTCTCCAACAAAACATAAAGATCGCCGAAGCCGACAAAAACATATACCGGGACAGATCGAGTTTTGGGAATAAAATCCTGATAGCTCAGCCAAGCTGTGTAGCAAACAAGCACAAACTAAAAGGACGGCCGCTCTACCGTGCAAGCAGTGGGTAGAGCGGCCATAGATTAGTTAAGTCTTTCCCCAAGAAGACAGGCTGAACTCTGCTAAAATCGCCTATCTCAAGTGCTTTTGCAAGTTCTATTCTAACAGCCTGTCTTCTTGGGGAAAAGGGGGATGATTGGAGGCGGGCTTTGGTTGTGTGAATTAAAAGGGAGTATTGGTTGTGTTTTATGAGTTATTTG includes the following:
- the cas1 gene encoding type II CRISPR-associated endonuclease Cas1, which translates into the protein MSHHVLHIFSHGSALAKERGFFVCKSPEAEERRMPLEDIRAVVIAARGVQISSSAISALLDQDAILLHCNERYQPCGWTAPINRITDLRAFQNQVRLPARLNSRLWQEMLRYKTINQSHVLRAEGLASAHLERAAKQPQINEADCARRYWQLFFPAIGYVASRRDRKENSPPNQMLNYGYSVLAALCHRALIIHGLLPQLGLHHKPRYRSEPLVYDLMEPFRPMVDWMLAEFLKTSEELSLCAWAKKVGTGLRELRLSKGNYTLKLLDAIDVAASSLARAYAFQSAAALWIPELMIPSSSANGDREIPQAPSPSSSEE
- the cas2 gene encoding CRISPR-associated endonuclease Cas2 — encoded protein: MGWLMAMFDLPVTTEDERRAATRFRNDLLEDGFLMIQYSVYARPCVHFEQMQKHAERIRKIAPRAGNVRILFVTDQQWVKSINIVGERPFEDETSASSNPSPTKHKDRRSRQKHIPGQIEFWE